A genomic window from Mustela erminea isolate mMusErm1 chromosome 16, mMusErm1.Pri, whole genome shotgun sequence includes:
- the SCRIB gene encoding protein scribble homolog isoform X2, whose translation MLKCIPLWRCNRHVESVDKRHCSLQAVPEEIYRYSRSLEELLLDANQLRELPKPFFRLLNLRKLGLSDNEIQRLPPEVANFMQLVELDVSRNDIPEIPESIKFCKALEIADFSGNPLSRLPEGFTQLRSLAHLALNDVSLQALPGDVGNLANLVTLELRENLLKSLPASLSFLVKLEQLDLGGNELEVLPDTLGALPNLRELWLDRNQLSALPPELGNLRRLVCLDVSENRLEELPAELGGLLLLTDLLLSQNLLQRLPDGIGQLKQLSILKVDQNRLCEVTEAIGDCENLSELVLTENLLTALPRSLGKLTKLTNLNADRNRLEALPPEIGGCAALSVLSLRDNRLAALPPELAHTAELHVLDVAGNRLRSLPFALTHLNLKALWLAENQAQPMLRFQTEDDAQTGEKVLTCYLLPQQPPPSLEDPGQQSSPSESRSDVPPSRVSVIQFLEVPACGDDAEGAAAEKRGLQRRATPHPSELKVLKRGVEERREARSRRPESGPPSPLEEDKRLSTESGVSEDSQPSAGTASQGEPEGPSLQEAAPGPQEEAAEESYEEPTVRFAEDTLLLPPAEDGESEAAPWPLPGGRQRLIRKDTPHYKKHFKISKLPQPEAVVALLQGAQPDGEGLGAPSGWHNGPHTPWAPRAEEEEEEEEEEPEEEEEEAVEAEPEEEEEQAATLVPAPSVKGVSFDPANNLLIEPARIEEEELTLTIVRQTGGLGISIAGGRGSTPYKGGDEGVFISRVSEEGPAARAGVRVGDKLLEVNGVALHSAEHHQAVEALRGAGSTVRMRLWRERMVEPENAVTVTPLRPEDDYSPREWRGAGLRLPLLQPESAGAPRQRHVACLVRSEKGLGFSIAGGKGSTPYRAGDGGIFISRIAEGGAAHRAGTLQINGVDMTEARHDHAVSLLTAASPTIALLLEREAGGPLLPSPLPHSPPPPIPATTAVVTATPGESGLLRLAPGLPAAASEGPYPVEEICLPRAGGPLGLSIVGGSDHSSHPFGIQEPGVFISKVLPRGLAARSGLRVGDRILAVNGQDIREATHQEAVSALLRPCLELVLLVRRDPPPPGMRELCIQKAPGEKLGISIRGGAKGHAGNPCDPTDEGIFISKVSPTGAAGRDGRLRVGLRLLEVNQQSLLGLTHGEAVQLLRGVGDTLTVLVCDGFDASPAVPAELFPSNVILTNDSKCSSNVTAKEASESEVSPGVIANPFAAGLGRRNSLESISSIDRELSPEGSTKEKELPGQTPPWGLEAMGLSSESLKLDYRTLAAVPGAGSVQRVQSGATGGKTTESRCSPSCQQPPAPPSPDALPTNVKQAYRTFAAVPGPHPLQDTPTQPPTPGTTASPEQLSFRERQKYFELEVRVPQAEGPPKRVSLVGADDLRKMQEEEARKLQQKRAQLLREAEAAEAGGLALDPDGEEQEEPATWASPAAGLSPSSPQPPGGSAPVRTAKAERRQQERLRVQSPELSMQVPDRALSPAERRALEAEKRALWRAARMKSLEQDAVRAQMVLSKSQEGRSRRGPLERLAEAPSPAPTPSPTPVEDLGPQTSSSPGRLALSGRKFDYRVFAALPSSRPVHDLQSPDFAEELRSLEPSPSPGLQEEDGEVAVVLLGRPSPATAGPEEVTLCSSRRPVRPGRRGLGPVPS comes from the exons ATGCTCAAGTGCATCCCGCTGTGGCGCTGCAACCGGCACGTGGAGTCGGTGGACAAGCGGCACTGCTCGCTGCAGGCCGTGCCCGAGGAGATCTACCGCTACAGCCGCAGCCTGGAGGAGCTGCTGCTCGACGCCAACCAGCTGCGCGAGCTGCCCAAG CCCTTCTTCCGACTGCTGAACCTGCGCAAGCTGGGCCTGAGTGACAACGAGATCCAGCGGCTGCCCCCCGAGGTGGCCAACTTCATGCAGCTCGTGGAGCTCGACGTGTCCCGGAACG ACATCCCCGAGATTCCCGAGAGCATCAAGTTCTGCAAAGCTCTGGAGATCGCGGACTTCAGCGGGAACCCCTTGTCCAG GCTCCCCGAAGGCTTCACTCAGCTCCGCAGTTTGGCTCACCTGGCACTGAATGACGTGTCCCTACAAGCGCTGCCCGGGGACGTGGGCAA CCTCGCCAATCTGGTGACCCTGGAGCTCCGGGAGAACCTGCTGAAGTCCTTGCCTGC GTCTCTGTCCTTCCTGGTCAAGCTGGAGCAGCTGGATCTGGGCGGCAACGAGCTGGAAGTACTG CCTGACACCCTCGGGGCTTTGCCCAATCTCCGTGAGCTGTGGCTGGACCGGAACCAGTTGTCAGCACTGCCCCCG GAGCTGGGGAACCTGCGGCGCCTGGTGTGCCTGGATGTGTCGGAGAACCGGCTGGAGGAGCTGCCGGCGGAGCTGGGCGGGCTGCTGCTGCTCACGGACCTGCTGCTATCCCAGAACCTGCTGCAGCGGCTTCCCGACGGCATCG GTCAGCTGAAGCAGCTGTCCATCCTGAAGGTGGACCAGAACCGGCTGTGCGAGGTGACCGAGGCTATCGGTGACTGCGAGAACCTGTCCGAGCTCGTTCTCACGGAGAACCTGCTGACG GCCCTGCCTCGCTCACTGGGGAAGCTGACCAAGCTGACCAACCTCAACGCGGACCGCAACCGCCTCGAGGCGCTGCCGCCGGAGATCGGAGGCTGCGCGGCGCTCAGCGTTCTCTCCCTGAGGGACAACCGCCTGGCTGCCCTGCCGCCCGAGCTCGCCCACACGGCGGAGTTGCACGTGCTGGACGTGGCCGGGAACCG GCTGCGGAGTCTGCCGTTCGCGCTCACGCACCTCAACCTCAAGGCCCTCTGGCTGGCCGAGAACCAGGCCCAGCCGATGCTCCGGTTCCAGACCGAGGACGACGCTCAGACCGGCGAGAAGGTGCTCACGTGTTACCTGTTGCCCCAACAGCCCCCGCCCAGCCTCG AGGACCCGGGGCAGCAGAGCAGCCCCTCGGAGAGCCGGAGCGACGTCCCGCCCAGCCGCGTCAGCGTCATCCAGTTTCTGGAGGTCCCCGCGTGCGGTGATGACGCCGAGGGAGCTGCTGCCGAGAAGCGG GGCCTGCAGCGCCGAGCCACGCCTCACCCCAGCGAGCTGAAGGTGCTGAAGAGGGGCGTGGAGGAGCGCCGAGAAGCCCGCTCCCGCCGGCCCGAGTCCGGCCCGCCCTCGCCCCTGGAGGAG GACAAGAGGCTGAGTACCGAGTCCGGTGTGAGCGAGGACTCACAGCCATCCGCCGGCACAGCCTCCCAGGGAGAGCCCGAGGGCCCAAGCCTGCAGGAAgccgcccccggcccccaggAGGAGGCCGCAGAGGAGAGTTACGAAGAG CCCACGGTGCGCTTTGCGGAGGACACGCTGCTGCTGCCTCCCGCGGAGGACGGTGAGAGCGAGGCGGCGCCCTGGCCCCTGCCTGGCGGGAGACAGCGCCTCATCCGCAAGGACACGCCTCACTACAAGAAGCATTTCAAGATTTCCAAGCTGCCCCAGCCCGAGGCCGTCGTGGCCTTGCTGCAGGGGGCGCAGCCTGATGGTGAAGGCCTCGGAGCGCCCTCGGGCTGGCACAACGGGCCCCACACGCCTTGGGCTccgagggcagaggaggaggaagaggaggaagaggaggagcccgaggaggaggaggaggaggccgtgGAGGCcgagccggaggaggaggaggagcaggcggCGACCCTGGTGCCCGCACCCTCTGTGAAG GGGGTGTCGTTCGACCCGGCCAATAACCTGCTGATAGAGCCTGCGCGCattgaggaggaggag CTGACGCTCACCATCGTGCGGCAGACGGGGGGCCTGGGTATCAGCATCGCCGGCGGCAGGGGCTCTACACCCTACAAGGGGGGTGACGAG GGCGTGTTCATCTCCCGGGTGTCCGAAGAGGGCCCTGCAGCCCGGGCCGGGGTCCGAGTGGGTGACAAGCTCCTCGAG GTGAACGGTGTGGCCCTGCACAGCGCCGAGCACCACCAGGCTGTGGAGGCCCTCCGGGGCGCGGGCAGCACCGTGCGAATGCGGCTGTGGCGCGAACGCATGGTCGAGCCCGAGAACGCCGTCACTGTCACGCCTCTGCGGCCTGAGGACGACTACAGCCCCCGGGAGTGGCGGGGAGCCGGCCTGCGCCTGCCCCTGCTCCAGCCGGAGTCTGCTGGGGCCCCCCGCCAGCGCCACGTGGCCTGCCTCGTGCGCAGCGAGAAGGGGCTGGGCTTCAGCATCGCCGGCGGGAAGGGCTCCACGCCTTACCGGGCCGGTGACGGG GGCATCTTCATCTCCCGCATCGCAGAGGGGGGCGCTGCCCACCGGGCGGGCACTCTGCAG ATCAACGGGGTGGACATGACTGAGGCCAGGCACGACCACGCCGTCTCCCTGCTGACCGCCGCTTCCCCCACCATCGCCCTACTGCTGGAGCGGGAGGCCGGGGGGCCCCTTCTTCCCAGCCCTCTGCCacactcccccccgccccccattccAGCCACCACCGCCGTGGTCACTGCCACCCCTGGGGAGTCCGGGCTGCTGAGGCTGGCCCCTGGCCTGCCAGCTGCTGCCTCAGAGGGGCCGTACCCGGTGGAG GAGATCTGCCTGCCGAGAGCCGGGGGCCCCCTGGGACTCAGCATCGTTGGGGGCTCCGATCACTCCAGCCACCCGTTTGGTATCCAGGAGCCTGGCGTCTTCATCTCCAAG GTGCTCCCCCGGGGCCTGGCTGCGCGCAGCGGCCTTCGGGTTGGGGACCGCATCCTGGCAGTGAACGGGCAGGACATTCGGGAGGCCACGCACCAGGAGGCTGTCAGTGCCCTGCTTCGGCCCTGCCTGGAGCTGGTCCTGCTCGTGAGGAGGGACCCACCACCCCCAGGCATGCGGGAACTCTGTATCCAGAAGGCCCCTGGGGAGAAGCTGGGCATCAGCATTCGAGGGGGCGCCAAGGGCCATGCAGGGAACCCCTGTGACCCCACAGACGAGGGCATCTTCATTTCCAAG GTGAGCCCCACAGGAGCGGCCGGGCGCGACGGCCGGCTGCGGGTTGGGCTGCGGCTGCTGGAGGTGAACCAGCAGAGCCTGCTCGGCCTGACCCACGGCGAGGCAGTGCAGCTGCTGCGGGGCGTCGGCGACACCCTCACCGTGCTCGTCTGCGACGGCTTCGACGCCAGCCCCGCGGTCCCGGCCGAG CTCTTTCCAAGTAACGTGATCCTAACTAACGATTCAAAGTGCAGTAGCAACGTTACCGCTAAGGAGGCCTCTGAGAGCGAG GTGTCCCCAGGTGTCATTGCCAACCCCTTCGCAGCAGGCCTCGGCCGCCGGAACAGTCTGGAAAGCATCTCCTCCATCGACCGTGAGCTGAGCCCCGAGGGCTCCACGAAG GAGAAGGAGCTGCCGGGACAGACGCCACCGTGGGGACTGGAGGCCATG GGCCTGAGCTCGGAGAGCCTCAAGCTGGACTACCGCACTCTCGCCGCCGTCCCCGGCGCCGGCAGCGTGCAGAGG GTACAATCTGGGGCGACAGGAGGGAAGACGACGGAGAGCCGCTGCTCCCCCAGCTGCCAGCAG cccccagccccaccctcccccGATGCACTGCCCACCAACGTGAAGCAGGCCTACAGGACCTTCGCCGCTGTGCCTGGCCCGCACCCACTGCAGGACACCCCCACCCAG CCCCCCACTCCCGGGACCACGGCCTCCCCGGAGCAGCTGTCTTTCCGTGAGCGGCAGAAGTACTTTGAGCTGGAGGTGCGGGTGCCCCAGGCTGAGGGGCCCCCGAAGCGCGTGTCCCTGGTGGGTGCCGACGACCTGCGTAAGATGCAGGAGGAGGAAG CCCGGAAGCTGCAGCAGAAGCGGGCGCAGCTGCTGCGGGAGGCCGAGGCGGCCGAGGCCGGGGGGCTCGCCCTGGACCCggatggggaggagcaggaggagccgGCGACCTGGGCCAGCCCTGCGGCAGg GCTCAGCCCCTCGTCCCCCCAGCCTCCCGGAGGCAGCGCCCCGGTGCGCACGGCCAAAGCCGAGCGCCGCCAGCAGGAGCGGCTCCGCGTTCAGAGCCCGGAGCTGTCCATGCAGGTGCCCGATCGGGCTCTGTCCCCTGCCGAGCGGCGAGCCCTGGAGGCCGAGAAGCGTGCGCTCTGGAGGGCAGCGAG AATGAAGTCCCTGGAGCAGGACGCCGTCCGCGCGCAGATGGTTCTCAGCAAGTCCCAGGAGGGCCGGAGCAGGCGCGGGCCCCTGGAGCGGCTGGCCGAGGCCCCCTCGCCTGCTCCCACCCCGTCACCCACCCCCGTAGAAG ACCTTGGGCCCCAGACCAGCAGCTCCCCTGGACGTCTG GCCTTGTCTGGGAGGAAGTTTGACTACAGGGTGTTCGCAGCCCTCCCTTCTTCCAGACCTGTCCATGACCTGCAG TCCCCAGACTTTGCTGAGGAGCTGAGGTCCTTGGAACCGTCTCCCAGCCCTG GCCTACAGGAGGAGGATGGAGAAGTGGCCGTGGTGCTCCTGGGCAGACCCTCGCCGGCCACCGCAGGCCCCGAGGAGGTGACACTGTGCAGCAGCCGGCGGCCCGTGAGGCCTGGACGCCGTGGCCTGGGCCCTGTGCCCTCCTAG
- the SCRIB gene encoding protein scribble homolog isoform X5, with protein MLKCIPLWRCNRHVESVDKRHCSLQAVPEEIYRYSRSLEELLLDANQLRELPKPFFRLLNLRKLGLSDNEIQRLPPEVANFMQLVELDVSRNDIPEIPESIKFCKALEIADFSGNPLSRLPEGFTQLRSLAHLALNDVSLQALPGDVGNLANLVTLELRENLLKSLPASLSFLVKLEQLDLGGNELEVLPDTLGALPNLRELWLDRNQLSALPPELGNLRRLVCLDVSENRLEELPAELGGLLLLTDLLLSQNLLQRLPDGIGQLKQLSILKVDQNRLCEVTEAIGDCENLSELVLTENLLTALPRSLGKLTKLTNLNADRNRLEALPPEIGGCAALSVLSLRDNRLAALPPELAHTAELHVLDVAGNRLRSLPFALTHLNLKALWLAENQAQPMLRFQTEDDAQTGEKVLTCYLLPQQPPPSLEDPGQQSSPSESRSDVPPSRVSVIQFLEVPACGDDAEGAAAEKRGLQRRATPHPSELKVLKRGVEERREARSRRPESGPPSPLEEDKRLSTESGVSEDSQPSAGTASQGEPEGPSLQEAAPGPQEEAAEESYEEPTVRFAEDTLLLPPAEDGESEAAPWPLPGGRQRLIRKDTPHYKKHFKISKLPQPEAVVALLQGAQPDGEGLGAPSGWHNGPHTPWAPRAEEEEEEEEEEPEEEEEEAVEAEPEEEEEQAATLVPAPSVKGVSFDPANNLLIEPARIEEEELTLTIVRQTGGLGISIAGGRGSTPYKGGDEGVFISRVSEEGPAARAGVRVGDKLLEVNGVALHSAEHHQAVEALRGAGSTVRMRLWRERMVEPENAVTVTPLRPEDDYSPREWRGAGLRLPLLQPESAGAPRQRHVACLVRSEKGLGFSIAGGKGSTPYRAGDGGIFISRIAEGGAAHRAGTLQVGDRVLSINGVDMTEARHDHAVSLLTAASPTIALLLEREAGGPLLPSPLPHSPPPPIPATTAVVTATPGESGLLRLAPGLPAAASEGPYPVEEICLPRAGGPLGLSIVGGSDHSSHPFGIQEPGVFISKVLPRGLAARSGLRVGDRILAVNGQDIREATHQEAVSALLRPCLELVLLVRRDPPPPGMRELCIQKAPGEKLGISIRGGAKGHAGNPCDPTDEGIFISKVSPTGAAGRDGRLRVGLRLLEVNQQSLLGLTHGEAVQLLRGVGDTLTVLVCDGFDASPAVPAELFPSNVILTNDSKCSSNVTAKEASESEVSPGVIANPFAAGLGRRNSLESISSIDRELSPEGSTKEKELPGQTPPWGLEAMVQSGATGGKTTESRCSPSCQQPPAPPSPDALPTNVKQAYRTFAAVPGPHPLQDTPTQPPTPGTTASPEQLSFRERQKYFELEVRVPQAEGPPKRVSLVGADDLRKMQEEEARKLQQKRAQLLREAEAAEAGGLALDPDGEEQEEPATWASPAAGLSPSSPQPPGGSAPVRTAKAERRQQERLRVQSPELSMQVPDRALSPAERRALEAEKRALWRAARMKSLEQDAVRAQMVLSKSQEGRSRRGPLERLAEAPSPAPTPSPTPVEDLGPQTSSSPGRLALSGRKFDYRVFAALPSSRPVHDLQSPDFAEELRSLEPSPSPGLQEEDGEVAVVLLGRPSPATAGPEEVTLCSSRRPVRPGRRGLGPVPS; from the exons ATGCTCAAGTGCATCCCGCTGTGGCGCTGCAACCGGCACGTGGAGTCGGTGGACAAGCGGCACTGCTCGCTGCAGGCCGTGCCCGAGGAGATCTACCGCTACAGCCGCAGCCTGGAGGAGCTGCTGCTCGACGCCAACCAGCTGCGCGAGCTGCCCAAG CCCTTCTTCCGACTGCTGAACCTGCGCAAGCTGGGCCTGAGTGACAACGAGATCCAGCGGCTGCCCCCCGAGGTGGCCAACTTCATGCAGCTCGTGGAGCTCGACGTGTCCCGGAACG ACATCCCCGAGATTCCCGAGAGCATCAAGTTCTGCAAAGCTCTGGAGATCGCGGACTTCAGCGGGAACCCCTTGTCCAG GCTCCCCGAAGGCTTCACTCAGCTCCGCAGTTTGGCTCACCTGGCACTGAATGACGTGTCCCTACAAGCGCTGCCCGGGGACGTGGGCAA CCTCGCCAATCTGGTGACCCTGGAGCTCCGGGAGAACCTGCTGAAGTCCTTGCCTGC GTCTCTGTCCTTCCTGGTCAAGCTGGAGCAGCTGGATCTGGGCGGCAACGAGCTGGAAGTACTG CCTGACACCCTCGGGGCTTTGCCCAATCTCCGTGAGCTGTGGCTGGACCGGAACCAGTTGTCAGCACTGCCCCCG GAGCTGGGGAACCTGCGGCGCCTGGTGTGCCTGGATGTGTCGGAGAACCGGCTGGAGGAGCTGCCGGCGGAGCTGGGCGGGCTGCTGCTGCTCACGGACCTGCTGCTATCCCAGAACCTGCTGCAGCGGCTTCCCGACGGCATCG GTCAGCTGAAGCAGCTGTCCATCCTGAAGGTGGACCAGAACCGGCTGTGCGAGGTGACCGAGGCTATCGGTGACTGCGAGAACCTGTCCGAGCTCGTTCTCACGGAGAACCTGCTGACG GCCCTGCCTCGCTCACTGGGGAAGCTGACCAAGCTGACCAACCTCAACGCGGACCGCAACCGCCTCGAGGCGCTGCCGCCGGAGATCGGAGGCTGCGCGGCGCTCAGCGTTCTCTCCCTGAGGGACAACCGCCTGGCTGCCCTGCCGCCCGAGCTCGCCCACACGGCGGAGTTGCACGTGCTGGACGTGGCCGGGAACCG GCTGCGGAGTCTGCCGTTCGCGCTCACGCACCTCAACCTCAAGGCCCTCTGGCTGGCCGAGAACCAGGCCCAGCCGATGCTCCGGTTCCAGACCGAGGACGACGCTCAGACCGGCGAGAAGGTGCTCACGTGTTACCTGTTGCCCCAACAGCCCCCGCCCAGCCTCG AGGACCCGGGGCAGCAGAGCAGCCCCTCGGAGAGCCGGAGCGACGTCCCGCCCAGCCGCGTCAGCGTCATCCAGTTTCTGGAGGTCCCCGCGTGCGGTGATGACGCCGAGGGAGCTGCTGCCGAGAAGCGG GGCCTGCAGCGCCGAGCCACGCCTCACCCCAGCGAGCTGAAGGTGCTGAAGAGGGGCGTGGAGGAGCGCCGAGAAGCCCGCTCCCGCCGGCCCGAGTCCGGCCCGCCCTCGCCCCTGGAGGAG GACAAGAGGCTGAGTACCGAGTCCGGTGTGAGCGAGGACTCACAGCCATCCGCCGGCACAGCCTCCCAGGGAGAGCCCGAGGGCCCAAGCCTGCAGGAAgccgcccccggcccccaggAGGAGGCCGCAGAGGAGAGTTACGAAGAG CCCACGGTGCGCTTTGCGGAGGACACGCTGCTGCTGCCTCCCGCGGAGGACGGTGAGAGCGAGGCGGCGCCCTGGCCCCTGCCTGGCGGGAGACAGCGCCTCATCCGCAAGGACACGCCTCACTACAAGAAGCATTTCAAGATTTCCAAGCTGCCCCAGCCCGAGGCCGTCGTGGCCTTGCTGCAGGGGGCGCAGCCTGATGGTGAAGGCCTCGGAGCGCCCTCGGGCTGGCACAACGGGCCCCACACGCCTTGGGCTccgagggcagaggaggaggaagaggaggaagaggaggagcccgaggaggaggaggaggaggccgtgGAGGCcgagccggaggaggaggaggagcaggcggCGACCCTGGTGCCCGCACCCTCTGTGAAG GGGGTGTCGTTCGACCCGGCCAATAACCTGCTGATAGAGCCTGCGCGCattgaggaggaggag CTGACGCTCACCATCGTGCGGCAGACGGGGGGCCTGGGTATCAGCATCGCCGGCGGCAGGGGCTCTACACCCTACAAGGGGGGTGACGAG GGCGTGTTCATCTCCCGGGTGTCCGAAGAGGGCCCTGCAGCCCGGGCCGGGGTCCGAGTGGGTGACAAGCTCCTCGAG GTGAACGGTGTGGCCCTGCACAGCGCCGAGCACCACCAGGCTGTGGAGGCCCTCCGGGGCGCGGGCAGCACCGTGCGAATGCGGCTGTGGCGCGAACGCATGGTCGAGCCCGAGAACGCCGTCACTGTCACGCCTCTGCGGCCTGAGGACGACTACAGCCCCCGGGAGTGGCGGGGAGCCGGCCTGCGCCTGCCCCTGCTCCAGCCGGAGTCTGCTGGGGCCCCCCGCCAGCGCCACGTGGCCTGCCTCGTGCGCAGCGAGAAGGGGCTGGGCTTCAGCATCGCCGGCGGGAAGGGCTCCACGCCTTACCGGGCCGGTGACGGG GGCATCTTCATCTCCCGCATCGCAGAGGGGGGCGCTGCCCACCGGGCGGGCACTCTGCAGGTCGGAGACCGTGTCCTCTCG ATCAACGGGGTGGACATGACTGAGGCCAGGCACGACCACGCCGTCTCCCTGCTGACCGCCGCTTCCCCCACCATCGCCCTACTGCTGGAGCGGGAGGCCGGGGGGCCCCTTCTTCCCAGCCCTCTGCCacactcccccccgccccccattccAGCCACCACCGCCGTGGTCACTGCCACCCCTGGGGAGTCCGGGCTGCTGAGGCTGGCCCCTGGCCTGCCAGCTGCTGCCTCAGAGGGGCCGTACCCGGTGGAG GAGATCTGCCTGCCGAGAGCCGGGGGCCCCCTGGGACTCAGCATCGTTGGGGGCTCCGATCACTCCAGCCACCCGTTTGGTATCCAGGAGCCTGGCGTCTTCATCTCCAAG GTGCTCCCCCGGGGCCTGGCTGCGCGCAGCGGCCTTCGGGTTGGGGACCGCATCCTGGCAGTGAACGGGCAGGACATTCGGGAGGCCACGCACCAGGAGGCTGTCAGTGCCCTGCTTCGGCCCTGCCTGGAGCTGGTCCTGCTCGTGAGGAGGGACCCACCACCCCCAGGCATGCGGGAACTCTGTATCCAGAAGGCCCCTGGGGAGAAGCTGGGCATCAGCATTCGAGGGGGCGCCAAGGGCCATGCAGGGAACCCCTGTGACCCCACAGACGAGGGCATCTTCATTTCCAAG GTGAGCCCCACAGGAGCGGCCGGGCGCGACGGCCGGCTGCGGGTTGGGCTGCGGCTGCTGGAGGTGAACCAGCAGAGCCTGCTCGGCCTGACCCACGGCGAGGCAGTGCAGCTGCTGCGGGGCGTCGGCGACACCCTCACCGTGCTCGTCTGCGACGGCTTCGACGCCAGCCCCGCGGTCCCGGCCGAG CTCTTTCCAAGTAACGTGATCCTAACTAACGATTCAAAGTGCAGTAGCAACGTTACCGCTAAGGAGGCCTCTGAGAGCGAG GTGTCCCCAGGTGTCATTGCCAACCCCTTCGCAGCAGGCCTCGGCCGCCGGAACAGTCTGGAAAGCATCTCCTCCATCGACCGTGAGCTGAGCCCCGAGGGCTCCACGAAG GAGAAGGAGCTGCCGGGACAGACGCCACCGTGGGGACTGGAGGCCATG GTACAATCTGGGGCGACAGGAGGGAAGACGACGGAGAGCCGCTGCTCCCCCAGCTGCCAGCAG cccccagccccaccctcccccGATGCACTGCCCACCAACGTGAAGCAGGCCTACAGGACCTTCGCCGCTGTGCCTGGCCCGCACCCACTGCAGGACACCCCCACCCAG CCCCCCACTCCCGGGACCACGGCCTCCCCGGAGCAGCTGTCTTTCCGTGAGCGGCAGAAGTACTTTGAGCTGGAGGTGCGGGTGCCCCAGGCTGAGGGGCCCCCGAAGCGCGTGTCCCTGGTGGGTGCCGACGACCTGCGTAAGATGCAGGAGGAGGAAG CCCGGAAGCTGCAGCAGAAGCGGGCGCAGCTGCTGCGGGAGGCCGAGGCGGCCGAGGCCGGGGGGCTCGCCCTGGACCCggatggggaggagcaggaggagccgGCGACCTGGGCCAGCCCTGCGGCAGg GCTCAGCCCCTCGTCCCCCCAGCCTCCCGGAGGCAGCGCCCCGGTGCGCACGGCCAAAGCCGAGCGCCGCCAGCAGGAGCGGCTCCGCGTTCAGAGCCCGGAGCTGTCCATGCAGGTGCCCGATCGGGCTCTGTCCCCTGCCGAGCGGCGAGCCCTGGAGGCCGAGAAGCGTGCGCTCTGGAGGGCAGCGAG AATGAAGTCCCTGGAGCAGGACGCCGTCCGCGCGCAGATGGTTCTCAGCAAGTCCCAGGAGGGCCGGAGCAGGCGCGGGCCCCTGGAGCGGCTGGCCGAGGCCCCCTCGCCTGCTCCCACCCCGTCACCCACCCCCGTAGAAG ACCTTGGGCCCCAGACCAGCAGCTCCCCTGGACGTCTG GCCTTGTCTGGGAGGAAGTTTGACTACAGGGTGTTCGCAGCCCTCCCTTCTTCCAGACCTGTCCATGACCTGCAG TCCCCAGACTTTGCTGAGGAGCTGAGGTCCTTGGAACCGTCTCCCAGCCCTG GCCTACAGGAGGAGGATGGAGAAGTGGCCGTGGTGCTCCTGGGCAGACCCTCGCCGGCCACCGCAGGCCCCGAGGAGGTGACACTGTGCAGCAGCCGGCGGCCCGTGAGGCCTGGACGCCGTGGCCTGGGCCCTGTGCCCTCCTAG